One part of the Roseomonas gilardii genome encodes these proteins:
- a CDS encoding TetR family transcriptional regulator has product MARHTKAQAEQTREAILDAAEKVFYERGVARSTLEEVARVAGVTRGAIYWHFRDKLDLFLTLNERAELPHEDLVTRLAENPELDPLEELDTVMADTKRQFERDERRRRLLTIFYQRCEYVDEMAPALHRLQKADEDLRAKFRELLHLAARRHPLAPPWTPDTAADALFVQIRGMMQLWLREPEVYRLSEEGLQLARALLASFRGGPLKTDLKTPRNPENPAERPPPAG; this is encoded by the coding sequence GTGGCAAGGCATACAAAGGCTCAGGCAGAGCAGACGCGCGAGGCGATCCTCGACGCCGCCGAGAAGGTCTTCTACGAACGCGGCGTGGCCCGCTCCACACTGGAGGAAGTCGCCCGCGTCGCTGGCGTCACCCGTGGTGCCATCTACTGGCACTTCCGCGACAAGCTCGATCTCTTCCTCACCCTGAACGAGCGTGCCGAACTGCCGCACGAGGACCTGGTCACCCGCCTCGCCGAGAATCCCGAGCTCGACCCGCTGGAAGAGCTCGACACCGTCATGGCCGACACCAAGCGGCAGTTCGAGCGGGACGAGCGCCGCCGCCGCCTCCTCACCATCTTCTACCAGCGCTGCGAATACGTGGACGAGATGGCCCCCGCCCTGCACCGGCTGCAGAAGGCGGACGAGGATCTGCGCGCCAAGTTCCGCGAACTCCTGCACCTCGCCGCTAGGCGCCACCCCCTCGCCCCGCCCTGGACGCCGGACACCGCCGCCGACGCCCTCTTCGTGCAGATCCGGGGCATGATGCAGCTCTGGCTGCGCGAGCCGGAGGTCTACCGCCTGAGCGAGGAAGGCCTGCAACTGGCGCGGGCCTTGCTCGCCTCCTTCCGGGGCGGCCCCCTGAAGACAGACCTGAAAACGCCCCGGAATCCCGAAAATCCGGCGGAACGCCCCCCGCCGGCCGGGTAG
- a CDS encoding carbonic anhydrase, with translation MSGQTKPSAPAPSSPLPSRLVEGYRGFRYTRFRRERHHYAQLAEAGQHPRILMIACVDSRVAPEVVFDADAGEMVVVRNVANLVPPYQPDANYHGTSAAIEFAVRSLEVEHVVVLGHASCGGINAFRTNQRDHVDAAHGDFVARWMDLIAPARDHVLRCDGVDPLDDQRAMEHAAIRQSLRNLRTFPWLAEREAAGQISLHGVWFDVADGTLSALDEAEGRFHPVPAGPLTQD, from the coding sequence ATGTCCGGCCAGACGAAGCCCTCCGCCCCCGCCCCGTCTTCCCCCCTGCCCTCCCGGCTGGTGGAGGGCTACCGCGGCTTCCGCTACACGCGCTTCCGGCGCGAGCGGCACCACTACGCCCAGCTTGCCGAGGCCGGCCAGCACCCGCGTATCCTGATGATCGCCTGCGTGGACAGCCGCGTCGCGCCGGAGGTCGTCTTCGACGCCGATGCCGGCGAGATGGTGGTGGTCCGCAACGTCGCGAACCTCGTCCCCCCTTACCAGCCCGACGCCAACTACCACGGCACCTCGGCCGCCATCGAGTTCGCCGTCCGGTCGCTGGAGGTCGAGCACGTCGTCGTCCTGGGCCATGCCTCCTGCGGCGGCATCAACGCCTTCCGCACCAACCAGCGCGACCATGTGGACGCGGCGCATGGCGACTTCGTCGCCCGCTGGATGGACCTGATCGCCCCCGCCCGCGACCACGTCCTGCGCTGCGACGGCGTGGACCCGCTGGACGACCAGCGCGCCATGGAACACGCCGCCATCCGCCAGTCCCTGCGCAACCTCCGCACCTTCCCCTGGCTGGCGGAACGCGAGGCCGCCGGCCAGATCAGCCTGCACGGCGTCTGGTTCGACGTGGCCGACGGCACCCTCAGCGCGCTGGACGAGGCCGAAGGCCGCTTCCACCCCGTCCCCGCGGGCCCCCTCACCCAGGACTGA